From Hippea alviniae EP5-r, the proteins below share one genomic window:
- the dapB gene encoding 4-hydroxy-tetrahydrodipicolinate reductase — MIRTIVCGAAGKMGRRICALIDEDKELQLVGAIEVKGSSSIGQDAGILSGSSANGIAIGDDLSKVIEDGEVVIDFTTPSATLSHVRVAADNKKPIVIGTTGLNHNQIEEIKKFAAIIPIVLSPNMSLGVNILFKLVKDVAEKLGEDYDIEIVEMHHRFKADAPSGTALKLAEFAAEGLGEKLEDVAVYGRKGLIGERKPKEIGVMSLRGGDVVGDHTVIFAGLGERLELTHKASSRDTFARGALRAAKWVIDKVPGLYSMQDVLGLS; from the coding sequence ATGATAAGGACAATAGTGTGCGGTGCAGCTGGTAAGATGGGAAGAAGGATATGTGCATTGATTGATGAAGACAAAGAGCTGCAGCTTGTTGGAGCTATTGAAGTAAAGGGCTCTTCAAGTATTGGGCAGGATGCAGGCATTTTGAGCGGCTCTTCTGCAAATGGTATAGCTATAGGAGATGACTTGTCTAAGGTTATAGAAGATGGCGAAGTTGTGATAGACTTCACAACACCTTCTGCCACACTTTCGCATGTAAGAGTTGCAGCGGATAACAAAAAACCTATCGTTATTGGAACAACGGGCTTAAACCACAACCAGATAGAAGAGATAAAGAAGTTTGCCGCCATCATCCCAATTGTGCTTTCTCCAAATATGAGTCTTGGTGTAAATATTCTGTTTAAGCTCGTTAAAGATGTGGCAGAGAAGCTCGGCGAAGATTACGACATAGAGATAGTCGAGATGCATCACAGATTTAAAGCAGATGCACCAAGTGGAACAGCCTTGAAGTTAGCTGAGTTTGCAGCAGAAGGCTTGGGCGAAAAGCTTGAAGATGTTGCAGTTTACGGCAGAAAGGGATTGATAGGAGAAAGAAAGCCCAAAGAGATAGGCGTAATGAGTCTGCGCGGTGGTGATGTCGTCGGAGACCATACGGTTATCTTCGCAGGTTTAGGAGAGAGACTTGAACTTACACATAAAGCAAGCTCTCGTGATACATTTGCTCGTGGTGCTCTGCGTGCTGCAAAGTGGGTAATTGATAAAGTTCCCGGCTTATACTCTATGCAGGATGTGTTAGGGTTGAGCTAA
- the dapF gene encoding diaminopimelate epimerase has protein sequence MKKIPFFKMNGSGNDFIIINNRDKIVESLVDIPLEEFVQKVCKRGLSVGADGLILIEKDDVYDFRWRFFNSDGSEVEMCGNGSRCAARFAYLNSIAPLNMKFSTLAGVIEAQITGLNTVRVQLTNPKDYKAEIELEGIGMPASFINTGVPHVVYFVDNVDVIDVKEIGAKTRYHDYFKPEGTNVNFAEIIDENTIKLRTYERGVEDETLACGTGATAAAVISVLQGKCESPVDVLTKGGKTLKIYVYVDDSGIKKVYLEGEALLTYIGTMIEEAWNY, from the coding sequence ATGAAAAAGATTCCATTCTTTAAGATGAACGGCAGCGGAAATGATTTTATCATCATAAATAACAGGGACAAGATTGTTGAGAGTTTAGTTGATATACCGCTTGAAGAGTTTGTTCAAAAGGTGTGCAAAAGGGGATTATCCGTTGGAGCAGATGGCTTAATCCTGATAGAAAAAGATGATGTGTATGACTTCAGATGGAGATTCTTCAACAGCGATGGAAGTGAAGTTGAGATGTGTGGCAACGGTTCAAGGTGTGCAGCAAGGTTTGCATATCTAAACAGTATAGCTCCACTGAACATGAAGTTTTCAACATTGGCTGGTGTAATAGAAGCCCAGATTACAGGTCTAAATACAGTAAGGGTTCAGCTTACAAATCCAAAGGATTATAAAGCTGAGATTGAGCTTGAAGGTATAGGAATGCCTGCAAGCTTCATAAATACAGGTGTGCCACATGTTGTATATTTTGTTGATAATGTTGATGTGATTGATGTTAAAGAGATTGGTGCAAAAACAAGGTATCATGATTACTTCAAACCCGAAGGAACAAATGTAAATTTTGCTGAGATTATTGACGAAAACACCATAAAGCTCAGAACATACGAGCGTGGCGTTGAAGACGAAACCTTAGCCTGCGGCACAGGTGCAACAGCAGCTGCAGTAATATCCGTTTTGCAGGGCAAGTGTGAATCGCCCGTTGATGTTCTAACAAAGGGCGGAAAAACATTGAAGATTTATGTATATGTTGATGATTCAGGTATAAAGAAAGTTTATTTAGAAGGAGAAGCTTTGCTTACATACATAGGCACAATGATAGAAGAAGCGTGGAACTATTAA
- the purF gene encoding amidophosphoribosyltransferase, which yields MCGIVGIFNKSEAANYVYLGLHALQHRGQEAAGIVSTDGDTFYVHKGKGLVNEIFNKKGVISSLKGRIAIGHNRYSTFGDESIANVQPLNAHFDLGDIAIAHNGNLVNANGIKRRLVSEGAIFNSNSDTEVIIHLIARSSKTSFFERLVEALSMIKGAFSLVIMREDELYAVRDPWGFRPLVMGKLDDAVIFASETCAFDLIGAEYIRDVEPGEIVVANRDGIHSYRPFEKQKEHKCVFEYIYFARPDSLLWNRYVYSIRKKMGEVLAIESPVDADIVIPTPDSGVPAALGFAKQSGLEFDFGLIRNHYVGRTFIEPAQSIRNFGVRLKLNPAKDVLDGKRVVVVDDSIVRGTTSRRIVKMIRNAGAKEVHLRIASPPVISPCFYGIDTPTKKELIASSHTIEEIRKYSTADSVAYLSLEGLKSIMGEEGFCFACFSGDYPIEFER from the coding sequence ATGTGTGGCATTGTTGGTATCTTTAACAAGAGTGAAGCAGCAAATTATGTCTATTTAGGCCTTCATGCTCTTCAACACAGAGGGCAGGAGGCCGCCGGCATTGTATCAACAGACGGAGACACATTCTATGTCCACAAAGGCAAGGGACTTGTAAACGAGATATTCAACAAAAAGGGCGTTATATCGTCTCTTAAAGGCAGAATAGCCATAGGGCACAACAGATATTCAACCTTTGGAGATGAGTCTATAGCCAATGTTCAGCCCTTAAATGCCCATTTTGACCTTGGCGATATAGCAATAGCCCACAACGGCAATTTAGTCAATGCAAATGGTATAAAACGCAGATTGGTGAGTGAAGGTGCCATATTCAACTCAAACTCGGACACCGAAGTCATTATTCACTTAATAGCCCGCAGCAGTAAGACGAGTTTCTTTGAAAGACTTGTTGAAGCATTATCGATGATAAAGGGTGCTTTCAGCTTGGTTATAATGAGAGAAGATGAGTTATACGCCGTAAGAGATCCGTGGGGCTTTAGGCCACTTGTTATGGGAAAGCTGGATGATGCCGTAATCTTTGCAAGCGAGACATGTGCGTTTGATTTAATAGGTGCAGAGTATATTAGGGATGTTGAACCGGGAGAGATTGTTGTTGCAAATAGGGATGGTATTCACTCTTACAGGCCGTTTGAAAAACAGAAAGAGCATAAATGTGTATTTGAATACATATACTTTGCAAGACCTGATTCACTTTTGTGGAATAGGTATGTCTATTCGATAAGAAAGAAGATGGGCGAAGTTTTGGCGATTGAGTCTCCTGTTGATGCAGATATCGTTATACCAACACCAGACTCTGGCGTTCCTGCAGCCTTAGGGTTTGCCAAACAGAGTGGTCTTGAGTTTGATTTTGGACTCATCAGAAACCACTATGTTGGAAGAACATTTATAGAACCTGCACAATCAATTAGAAACTTCGGAGTAAGGCTAAAGCTAAACCCAGCTAAAGATGTTCTTGACGGCAAAAGGGTTGTTGTTGTTGATGACTCAATCGTGAGAGGAACAACAAGCCGAAGAATAGTAAAAATGATAAGAAATGCAGGTGCAAAGGAAGTGCATTTAAGAATAGCATCTCCACCCGTCATCTCGCCCTGTTTTTACGGTATAGATACACCAACAAAGAAAGAGCTCATAGCATCATCACACACAATCGAAGAGATAAGAAAATACTCAACAGCCGATTCTGTTGCCTATCTATCTTTGGAAGGTTTAAAAAGCATCATGGGAGAAGAAGGATTTTGTTTTGCCTGTTTTAGCGGAGATTATCCTATTGAGTTCGAGAGGTAA
- the lysA gene encoding diaminopimelate decarboxylase, which produces MDFHYKDGQLYAEDVKVKEIVKEVGTPVYIYSKAHFVEQFNKFDKAFKREHTISFAVKANSNLAVINVFAKLGAGADIVSKGELFRALKAGVDAKKIVFSGVAKRDDEIEYAIENDIMMINVESEDELEAVNRVAQKLSKKARISLRVNPDVDPKTHPYISTGLKKNKFGVPHNEAFDLYLKAKELPNIEIYGIQFHIGSQLLDTKPIYDASLKIAELMRALSDKGIEFKVVDVGGGVGIVYNEEEDKEPSIDDYAKQVEEAFKDFNIKLVFEPGRFLVGNGGILVSEVIYHKTNGDKKFLIVDAGMNDLLRPSLYNAYHKIAPVEKQNREEIVCDIVGPICETGDFFGRDYKIEDVPNGEYIAVFSAGAYGFTMASNYNSRPRPAEVLVDGDSFRVVRERETLEDLIKGETI; this is translated from the coding sequence ATGGACTTCCATTATAAAGATGGTCAACTATACGCAGAAGATGTTAAGGTGAAGGAGATTGTCAAAGAAGTTGGAACGCCTGTTTATATCTATTCGAAGGCACATTTTGTTGAGCAGTTCAACAAGTTTGACAAGGCATTCAAGAGAGAGCATACCATCTCATTTGCCGTCAAGGCAAACAGCAACTTGGCTGTTATAAATGTTTTTGCAAAGCTTGGAGCTGGTGCGGATATTGTCTCAAAGGGCGAGTTGTTTAGGGCATTAAAGGCTGGTGTTGATGCCAAGAAAATCGTATTCAGCGGCGTTGCGAAGCGTGATGATGAGATAGAATACGCAATAGAAAACGATATAATGATGATAAATGTCGAATCAGAAGATGAGCTTGAAGCTGTAAATAGAGTTGCTCAAAAGCTATCAAAGAAGGCAAGGATATCTCTAAGGGTTAATCCCGATGTTGACCCAAAGACGCATCCTTACATATCAACGGGTTTGAAAAAAAATAAATTTGGTGTGCCACATAACGAAGCGTTTGATTTGTATTTGAAAGCAAAGGAACTCCCGAACATAGAGATTTACGGCATTCAGTTTCACATAGGCAGTCAGTTGCTTGATACAAAGCCGATTTATGATGCTTCCTTGAAAATAGCAGAGCTGATGAGAGCGCTTTCAGATAAAGGTATTGAATTCAAGGTTGTTGATGTCGGCGGCGGTGTTGGAATAGTCTATAACGAAGAAGAAGATAAAGAACCATCAATAGACGATTATGCAAAGCAGGTTGAAGAAGCATTTAAAGATTTTAATATCAAGCTTGTTTTTGAACCTGGCAGATTCCTTGTTGGTAATGGCGGCATACTCGTATCGGAAGTGATTTATCATAAAACAAACGGCGATAAGAAGTTCTTAATAGTTGATGCTGGTATGAATGATCTTTTAAGGCCGTCTTTATACAACGCTTATCACAAGATAGCACCCGTTGAGAAACAGAACAGAGAAGAGATTGTCTGTGATATTGTTGGGCCAATCTGTGAAACAGGCGATTTCTTTGGCAGGGACTATAAAATAGAAGATGTGCCAAATGGTGAATACATAGCTGTATTCAGTGCTGGAGCTTATGGATTCACGATGGCAAGCAACTATAACTCTCGTCCAAGACCGGCAGAAGTGCTGGTTGATGGTGATAGTTTCAGGGTTGTGAGAGAAAGAGAAACATTGGAAGATTTGATAAAGGGAGAGACGATATGA
- a CDS encoding DUF4197 domain-containing protein, translated as MRVAVIGVVIVLFLSFSANAGWMEEQLKNFGVVVEQQNQEKDFNLTNEDAVNSLKEALIVSVSDVIGKLGRLNGFYKDPKVHIPLPEKIKQLKDLLEMVGLEEDLNKLELQMNRAAEKATPKAKRIFIKAIREMSVQDAKGILKGPDDAATQYFKRKMTPELKDAFRPIVKRTLYKVGAIRTYDEMFEGISEFLPFTKSRGFNFIDYVLNKTIDGIFYYMAEEEKQIRKNPAKRTTELLKKVFGFYDK; from the coding sequence ATGAGAGTTGCTGTAATTGGCGTTGTTATTGTGCTGTTTCTATCCTTCAGTGCCAATGCTGGATGGATGGAAGAGCAGCTTAAAAACTTTGGTGTTGTTGTCGAGCAACAGAATCAAGAAAAAGATTTCAATCTAACAAATGAAGATGCGGTTAATAGTTTAAAAGAAGCGCTGATAGTTAGCGTAAGTGATGTTATAGGTAAACTTGGCAGGCTTAATGGATTTTATAAAGACCCTAAGGTTCACATACCGCTGCCTGAGAAGATAAAGCAGCTTAAAGATTTGCTTGAGATGGTTGGACTTGAAGAAGATTTAAATAAACTTGAACTTCAGATGAACAGGGCAGCAGAAAAGGCAACGCCAAAAGCAAAAAGGATATTCATAAAAGCCATTAGAGAGATGAGCGTTCAGGATGCAAAAGGTATACTAAAAGGGCCAGACGATGCGGCAACTCAATACTTCAAAAGAAAGATGACACCAGAACTAAAAGATGCCTTTAGACCAATAGTAAAAAGAACCCTGTATAAGGTTGGAGCCATTAGAACATACGATGAAATGTTTGAAGGAATTAGTGAGTTTTTACCATTTACCAAAAGCAGGGGATTTAACTTTATAGATTATGTTTTAAACAAAACCATCGACGGCATTTTCTATTACATGGCAGAAGAAGAGAAACAGATAAGAAAAAATCCTGCAAAAAGAACAACAGAGCTTTTAAAAAAGGTTTTTGGCTTTTACGATAAGTGA
- a CDS encoding LUD domain-containing protein yields MTLEEREKEFSEDSFLQTALLRLRENYFSKREKIEKLFDIEELKNKVRSIKERNIEKLSENLKNFIEKIKANSDAVFVAKDKQEALSIVESILKENQIKSIVKSKSLTTEELHLNEFLAENGFEVYETDLGEWLVQINNEPPTHMTAPAIHMSKEKINQLLNSVFNENLPNDAKVMVDFSKEKIKETFSKADCGIIGANVVSAESGSFFILSNEGNIQNVIRQDTVICFVGIDKIVETDREAFKIIELLPKAATAQITTSYIDILRKPYGKFYVILLDNGRSSIKNNEFYKEILYCIRCGACQNACPVYTTVSGKLFKGKSYAGPIGILLSYMVGETEGLRDYANMCIGCMACDEICSSKINLQKLILSIKAELTKDTPGIKGLIIKHLENRYEVLRIGAYISHFAFKNGLKTGIKKIDEALGLNFRALPPITSSFDVSVKTKKSKICLFAGCSVNFIYSNIGKDALEVAKKLGIELTVIKQSACCGAPAWYNGEKKSAQKAARINIDYLLSLDCDKILFLDPHCAHMIERDYKILTENPRALELSHKVECASSYFIQMINSKHVKTSRLGAVLGYHHPCHLKRGLEKSTILDDFLKSHEPNYVEIENNDRCCGFAGSYSMMHPHISKRLLEEKIESIKKANLQVLITACPGCIMQISGGLKVKGIRREVLHFVSYLNRIL; encoded by the coding sequence GTGACATTAGAAGAAAGAGAAAAGGAGTTTTCAGAAGATAGCTTTCTTCAAACCGCACTTTTAAGGTTAAGGGAAAATTACTTCTCAAAAAGAGAAAAGATAGAAAAACTCTTTGACATAGAAGAGCTAAAAAATAAGGTAAGGTCCATTAAAGAGAGAAACATAGAAAAACTAAGTGAGAATCTAAAAAACTTTATTGAAAAGATAAAAGCCAATAGTGATGCCGTCTTTGTCGCAAAGGATAAACAGGAAGCGCTCTCAATCGTTGAAAGCATACTCAAAGAGAACCAGATAAAAAGCATTGTAAAATCAAAATCACTAACAACAGAAGAGCTGCATCTGAATGAATTTTTGGCTGAAAATGGCTTTGAAGTGTATGAAACGGATTTGGGCGAGTGGCTTGTCCAGATAAACAACGAACCGCCAACACACATGACAGCACCTGCAATTCACATGTCAAAAGAGAAAATCAACCAGCTTTTAAACAGCGTATTCAACGAGAATCTGCCTAACGATGCAAAGGTGATGGTTGACTTCTCAAAAGAGAAGATAAAAGAGACATTCTCTAAGGCAGACTGCGGTATCATTGGAGCAAATGTTGTAAGTGCAGAAAGCGGCAGCTTCTTTATCCTAAGCAATGAAGGAAACATACAGAATGTAATAAGACAGGATACAGTTATCTGCTTTGTTGGTATCGACAAAATCGTTGAAACAGACAGAGAGGCATTTAAGATTATTGAGCTTTTGCCCAAGGCTGCAACAGCTCAGATAACGACAAGCTATATCGACATATTAAGAAAGCCTTACGGTAAATTCTATGTCATACTGCTTGATAACGGCAGAAGCTCAATTAAAAACAACGAGTTTTACAAAGAGATTTTATACTGCATCAGATGTGGTGCATGCCAGAATGCCTGCCCAGTCTATACAACGGTAAGCGGCAAGCTATTCAAGGGTAAATCCTATGCAGGGCCTATAGGTATCTTACTTAGCTATATGGTTGGTGAGACAGAAGGCTTAAGGGATTATGCGAACATGTGCATAGGCTGTATGGCATGCGATGAGATATGCTCATCAAAAATAAACCTTCAAAAGCTAATACTCTCAATCAAAGCAGAATTAACCAAAGACACACCGGGAATCAAAGGTTTAATAATAAAACACCTTGAGAACAGATATGAAGTTTTAAGGATTGGAGCTTATATCTCACATTTTGCCTTCAAAAACGGACTCAAAACAGGCATAAAAAAGATTGATGAAGCTTTGGGCTTGAACTTTAGAGCTTTGCCACCCATTACAAGCTCGTTTGATGTCTCTGTTAAAACCAAAAAATCAAAGATTTGTCTATTTGCAGGTTGCTCTGTTAACTTTATCTATTCCAATATTGGAAAAGATGCTTTAGAAGTTGCCAAAAAATTGGGTATCGAACTAACAGTGATAAAACAGAGTGCATGCTGCGGTGCACCTGCATGGTATAATGGCGAGAAGAAATCAGCCCAGAAGGCGGCAAGGATAAACATAGATTATCTGTTGTCGCTTGATTGCGACAAAATTCTCTTTTTAGACCCACACTGTGCGCACATGATAGAGCGGGATTACAAAATTTTAACAGAAAACCCAAGGGCTTTAGAGCTGTCGCATAAGGTTGAGTGTGCATCTTCTTATTTTATCCAGATGATAAACAGCAAACATGTAAAGACTTCAAGATTGGGTGCGGTATTAGGGTATCATCATCCTTGTCATTTAAAAAGGGGGCTTGAAAAATCAACAATACTTGACGATTTCCTAAAAAGCCATGAGCCAAACTATGTTGAGATAGAAAACAACGACAGGTGTTGCGGTTTTGCAGGCAGCTATTCAATGATGCATCCGCATATCTCAAAAAGATTGCTCGAAGAGAAGATTGAATCTATTAAAAAAGCCAACCTGCAGGTTTTGATAACGGCATGTCCGGGCTGTATTATGCAGATATCAGGTGGGCTAAAGGTTAAAGGCATCAGAAGGGAAGTATTGCATTTTGTTAGTTATTTGAATAGAATACTATAA
- a CDS encoding ATP-dependent DNA helicase, whose protein sequence is MELTKHSRKILESSDIPSFFKIIIDNNTVDITGRATEIEGDILIFDENKYYALETVADNLEKLDWVIFVDSSFNLEIIGKPNRSSTIDEIFEKIYKSKGFKKREEQLKIAHFVYNLLKDGRMGMIEAPTGTGKSLSYLVPAVLFAKENRKRVVISTNTINLQRQLILKDIPFLQKFIDFKVEIALGRNNYLCKRKAENTINSGSIFLFETDAYKELREFLSYADEGSKNEFFSKKRNLTEEGWSVLASSSVSCAHRNCPYYRSGCFFYRARRKLAEADIIVANHHIVFSHSIMRSAEILPEFDALIFDEAHNIEKNATNYYTKTSSSSEINALLNMLYLKRKRKESGLLADLDNESIKRKTQHTRKSLEELFKEISGRVENEVRIDKKSLERFKKPLSQILDILDGFLIELKTIIESLNDNESIDIKSVYVALSENRDLLGEFLRVEDEGLNIFWIKRFKQSLHFNITPIYIDKALNEFVYSELSSVLFVSATLTINNTFDFFKKSIGIEKAEGFIAKTSFDYQKNCRVFIVEDMPDIEDKRFSKTAADVIVDISSSLEGNKGALVLFTSYKMLNDVYEYAKDRLKNNGFKALRQGELDNFELLNKFKEGKGFLFATSSFWEGVDVKGEELSVLVIVRLPFEVPTTPIEKARFELLKSEGRNAFFEYSLPKAVLKFKQGIGRLIRDENDKGIIVVLDSRITKKLYGRWFVESVEYIKQERIKRDEIKKAVGNFFVNFA, encoded by the coding sequence ATGGAATTAACCAAACACTCCAGAAAGATACTCGAATCTTCAGATATACCATCATTTTTTAAAATAATCATAGACAACAATACGGTTGATATAACAGGGAGGGCAACAGAGATTGAAGGAGATATACTCATCTTTGATGAGAATAAATACTATGCATTGGAAACAGTAGCTGATAATTTGGAAAAGTTGGATTGGGTGATATTTGTTGACTCATCTTTTAATCTTGAAATTATTGGCAAACCAAACAGAAGCTCAACAATTGATGAGATATTTGAGAAGATATACAAAAGTAAGGGTTTCAAGAAGAGAGAAGAGCAGCTAAAAATAGCACATTTTGTTTATAATTTATTAAAAGACGGCAGAATGGGTATGATAGAAGCTCCAACAGGCACAGGCAAAAGCTTATCATACCTTGTCCCTGCCGTTCTGTTTGCAAAAGAGAACAGAAAAAGGGTTGTAATATCAACAAATACAATAAACTTACAAAGGCAACTTATTCTAAAGGATATCCCATTTCTTCAGAAATTTATAGATTTTAAGGTTGAGATAGCACTTGGAAGAAACAACTATCTATGTAAAAGAAAAGCAGAGAACACCATAAATTCAGGCAGTATATTTCTGTTTGAGACGGATGCTTACAAAGAGTTAAGAGAGTTTCTCTCTTATGCCGACGAAGGTTCAAAAAACGAGTTCTTTTCAAAAAAGAGAAACTTAACAGAAGAAGGCTGGTCTGTTCTTGCAAGCTCAAGCGTATCCTGTGCTCACAGAAACTGCCCATACTATAGAAGCGGCTGTTTCTTTTACAGGGCAAGAAGGAAATTGGCAGAAGCAGACATAATCGTTGCCAATCATCACATTGTCTTTTCTCACTCAATAATGAGAAGTGCTGAGATACTGCCAGAGTTTGATGCCCTGATATTTGATGAAGCTCACAACATAGAGAAAAATGCAACGAACTATTACACGAAAACTTCAAGCAGTAGCGAGATAAATGCACTTCTAAACATGCTCTATTTGAAAAGAAAAAGAAAAGAGAGTGGCCTTCTTGCGGATTTAGACAACGAGTCAATAAAGAGAAAAACCCAGCACACAAGAAAGAGTCTTGAAGAACTCTTCAAAGAGATTTCAGGCAGGGTTGAAAATGAAGTTAGAATAGATAAGAAGAGCTTAGAAAGGTTTAAAAAACCATTATCCCAGATACTGGATATTTTAGATGGTTTCTTAATAGAGCTCAAAACCATTATAGAGAGCTTAAATGATAATGAGTCTATCGACATAAAATCTGTCTATGTGGCACTTTCAGAAAACAGAGACCTTTTGGGAGAGTTTTTAAGAGTTGAAGATGAAGGGTTAAATATTTTCTGGATAAAGCGTTTCAAACAGTCGCTTCACTTCAACATCACACCGATTTACATAGATAAAGCTCTAAACGAGTTTGTATATAGCGAACTCTCTTCTGTCTTGTTTGTCTCTGCAACTCTGACGATTAATAACACATTTGATTTCTTTAAAAAAAGTATTGGAATTGAAAAAGCAGAAGGCTTCATAGCAAAAACATCGTTCGATTATCAAAAAAACTGCAGAGTGTTTATAGTTGAAGATATGCCAGACATTGAAGATAAAAGATTTTCAAAAACTGCCGCCGATGTGATTGTTGATATCTCGTCTTCTTTAGAAGGCAACAAGGGAGCTTTGGTTCTATTTACATCGTATAAGATGTTAAACGATGTCTATGAGTATGCGAAAGATAGATTGAAGAATAATGGTTTTAAAGCATTAAGGCAAGGAGAACTTGATAATTTTGAGCTTTTAAATAAATTTAAAGAAGGCAAAGGTTTCTTGTTTGCAACCAGTAGCTTTTGGGAAGGTGTTGATGTGAAAGGAGAAGAGTTATCCGTTCTCGTAATTGTGAGGTTGCCCTTTGAAGTGCCAACAACACCCATTGAGAAGGCTCGATTTGAACTACTGAAGAGTGAAGGCAGAAACGCCTTTTTTGAATACTCTCTTCCAAAGGCCGTTCTAAAGTTTAAACAGGGTATAGGGCGCTTGATAAGGGATGAAAACGATAAGGGTATAATTGTTGTGCTTGACAGCAGGATTACAAAGAAGCTCTATGGCAGGTGGTTTGTTGAGTCTGTTGAATATATAAAACAGGAAAGGATAAAAAGAGATGAGATTAAAAAGGCTGTGGGCAATTTCTTTGTTAATTTTGCTTAG
- the dapA gene encoding 4-hydroxy-tetrahydrodipicolinate synthase, translating into MFELKGAMTAIVTPFKGGRLDEDAFRNLIKRQIDAGIDCLVPCGTTGEAATMDLEEYEKTIGVAVDECKGKIPVLAGAGTNNTKKVIELAKIAISAGADAILSVAPYYNKPTQEGLYQHYKTIAEAISVPLVLYNVPGRTSVNILPDTVIRLSEVDNIVGIKEASGSLNQVSEIIEGAKEGFSVISGDDFLTLPMMSIGGTGVISVSANVVPDLVARQYDAFVEGKLEEAKELHHKLYKLHKAMFYETNPIPVKTALYLMGLIEEEFRLPLCKMSDANKEKLKAVLKDMNLI; encoded by the coding sequence ATGTTTGAGCTAAAAGGTGCTATGACGGCGATTGTAACGCCATTCAAAGGGGGAAGGCTCGACGAAGATGCATTTAGAAATCTTATCAAAAGACAGATAGATGCAGGAATAGACTGCCTTGTTCCCTGTGGCACAACGGGAGAAGCAGCAACTATGGATTTAGAAGAGTATGAGAAAACCATAGGCGTTGCCGTTGATGAGTGTAAAGGCAAGATTCCCGTTTTGGCAGGTGCAGGAACAAACAATACAAAAAAGGTTATAGAGCTTGCAAAAATAGCCATCTCTGCTGGTGCTGATGCAATTCTCTCTGTTGCTCCATATTATAACAAACCAACCCAAGAAGGTCTGTATCAACATTACAAGACAATAGCAGAAGCCATCAGTGTTCCACTTGTCCTTTACAATGTGCCCGGCAGAACATCCGTTAACATACTGCCAGATACGGTTATAAGACTGTCTGAAGTTGATAATATCGTTGGCATAAAGGAAGCAAGTGGTTCTTTAAATCAGGTTAGCGAAATCATAGAAGGTGCAAAGGAAGGCTTCTCTGTTATCAGTGGTGATGACTTCTTGACCCTGCCGATGATGTCTATAGGCGGCACAGGTGTAATATCCGTAAGTGCAAATGTTGTTCCAGACTTAGTAGCAAGACAGTATGATGCATTTGTTGAAGGTAAGCTTGAAGAAGCAAAAGAGCTTCATCACAAACTGTATAAACTTCATAAAGCTATGTTCTATGAGACAAACCCGATACCTGTAAAAACTGCACTGTATCTCATGGGATTGATAGAAGAAGAGTTTAGACTGCCGCTGTGCAAGATGTCTGATGCAAACAAGGAAAAATTAAAGGCAGTCTTGAAGGATATGAATCTTATTTAG